A stretch of the uncultured Trichococcus sp. genome encodes the following:
- a CDS encoding YjjG family noncanonical pyrimidine nucleotidase, with translation MNKYKHIIFDLDDTLLDFQDTEEQALKEIITLYNLPYNKQTIACYKGINDGLWSQLEEGLISREKVLKTRFSLFLKEFQIDESGSKVEAMYREHLNQGHSTITHATELLDTLSGQGYKLYIGTNGVGNTQRKRLADSKLQGYFEDIFISEEIGHEKPNALFFQHILDTLNASHKEEFLMIGDRLSSDIKGALNIGMDCVWFDRKKSQPDPFAPQSTYTVSNLMEIAALLEG, from the coding sequence ATGAATAAATATAAACATATCATTTTTGATTTAGATGATACACTACTTGATTTTCAAGATACAGAAGAACAGGCTTTAAAAGAAATTATTACATTGTATAATTTGCCCTACAATAAACAGACTATTGCGTGTTATAAAGGCATTAACGATGGCTTGTGGTCTCAATTGGAAGAGGGCTTGATTTCTCGCGAGAAAGTTTTAAAAACACGCTTCTCCTTATTTTTGAAAGAATTTCAGATAGATGAGAGTGGATCAAAAGTAGAGGCGATGTACCGTGAGCATTTAAACCAAGGCCATTCGACCATTACCCACGCAACTGAATTATTGGACACATTAAGTGGGCAAGGATACAAATTATATATTGGCACAAACGGCGTAGGCAATACGCAAAGAAAAAGATTAGCAGATTCCAAGCTGCAAGGCTATTTTGAAGATATTTTCATATCCGAAGAAATCGGGCATGAGAAACCGAATGCCCTCTTCTTTCAACATATTTTGGATACTTTGAACGCAAGCCATAAAGAAGAATTTTTAATGATCGGGGATCGCTTGTCCTCAGATATCAAAGGCGCTCTCAACATAGGAATGGACTGCGTCTGGTTTGACCGGAAGAAAAGTCAACCTGATCCATTCGCCCCGCAAAGCACATACACTGTATCAAACTTAATGGAAATAGCCGCATTATTGGAAGGTTAG
- the yeiL gene encoding transcriptional regulator YeiL — MEKIRLKEYAAQSVDRYRSMQAIFPEALLHQAYICKFSCNEYIVRFDEDIRCLFLLLDGRAKIYLVHENGKRALIQFLGKNDFIGELSLIEAEEHSKDVVAINDCTCLAIPLASAKKQLLEDNAFLLHLSKYLGDKLLKRTEHYTAMQDYELKNRLAKYILQIENNGYFQEKLTETAEYVGVSYRHLLYTLNKFREEGLLEKRGRQYFIVSKEALEKLSLKIN; from the coding sequence TTGGAGAAGATTCGTCTAAAAGAGTATGCTGCACAATCTGTCGATAGATATAGAAGCATGCAAGCAATTTTTCCGGAAGCACTGTTACATCAAGCCTACATTTGCAAATTTTCCTGCAATGAATATATTGTGCGTTTTGACGAAGATATTCGCTGCTTATTCTTATTGTTGGATGGGAGGGCAAAGATCTATTTAGTGCATGAGAACGGAAAGCGCGCACTCATTCAGTTTCTAGGGAAAAATGATTTTATTGGTGAATTATCTTTAATCGAGGCAGAAGAACATTCAAAAGATGTTGTAGCTATAAATGACTGTACGTGTCTGGCGATCCCGTTAGCATCAGCGAAAAAACAGCTGCTGGAGGATAATGCTTTTCTTCTTCATTTATCAAAATATTTAGGTGATAAATTGCTTAAAAGAACAGAGCATTACACAGCTATGCAAGATTATGAACTCAAAAATAGATTAGCAAAGTATATTCTTCAAATTGAGAATAATGGCTATTTTCAAGAAAAACTGACAGAGACAGCGGAGTATGTGGGAGTAAGCTACCGACATTTGTTATACACGCTCAACAAATTCCGTGAAGAAGGATTATTGGAAAAAAGAGGCCGACAATATTTCATTGTCAGCAAAGAAGCGTTGGAAAAATTAAGTTTGAAAATCAATTGA
- the mgtE gene encoding magnesium transporter, which produces MKKNVFKHESYYNNIFAVLKENDREQFRTLLLTLHERDQAEVLRRLYPENKKKIEIFLTAKEFADVLGWMDVDEQANLLKDFKPEYVREILQRMSRDDAASMLAKTGSEGKAILNQLSDQDRADLEELLAYPSQSAGSIMTKEFVSVSPNSTVHQAFNQVRAQAPTAEIIQYLYVLDAHGILLGILSIRDLFLLPAEVMIGDRMSSHFIHARLEDDQEKVARLIQDYDLVALPILDDKNILRGIVTVDDIMDIMEDEVTEDFNEFSAITTTFDRPETVWEIARARSPWIIILLFMGMLSASLISSFEETLNQVVVLAAFIPIIMDSAGNVGTQSLAVAVRGLILKEQDERIGRTIWKEFMVGMCIGLLAGIVLSLVILIFYRNAVLALILGITIFITLSLSTISGTVVPILINTLKFDPAIASGPFITTINDILGLYIYFSIASFLLHLI; this is translated from the coding sequence ATGAAAAAAAATGTATTCAAACACGAGTCCTATTACAATAACATTTTCGCGGTTCTAAAAGAGAATGACCGCGAGCAATTCCGCACCCTTTTGCTGACGCTTCACGAGCGAGACCAGGCGGAGGTGCTGCGCCGCTTATATCCTGAAAATAAGAAGAAAATCGAAATTTTTTTAACAGCAAAAGAATTCGCTGATGTACTGGGCTGGATGGATGTGGATGAGCAAGCAAACTTGCTGAAGGATTTTAAACCCGAATATGTGCGGGAAATTCTCCAGAGGATGTCACGCGACGATGCAGCGAGTATGTTGGCTAAAACAGGATCTGAAGGCAAAGCCATTCTGAATCAACTGAGCGACCAGGATCGAGCCGACTTAGAAGAGTTGCTGGCTTACCCGTCACAAAGCGCTGGCTCGATTATGACAAAAGAATTTGTGAGCGTTTCTCCCAATTCCACTGTCCATCAAGCCTTTAATCAAGTGCGTGCACAAGCTCCAACTGCAGAAATCATCCAATATCTGTATGTCTTGGATGCGCACGGTATCTTACTCGGGATTTTGTCCATACGTGATTTATTCCTTCTCCCTGCAGAAGTGATGATCGGAGATAGGATGTCCTCACACTTCATCCACGCGCGACTCGAGGATGATCAAGAAAAAGTAGCCCGGCTGATACAAGATTACGACTTAGTGGCGCTGCCTATCCTGGACGACAAAAATATCCTCAGAGGGATTGTAACGGTGGATGATATCATGGACATCATGGAAGACGAAGTAACTGAAGACTTTAACGAGTTCTCAGCCATTACGACCACTTTTGACCGGCCAGAAACCGTCTGGGAAATTGCTCGTGCACGCTCACCATGGATCATCATCTTACTCTTTATGGGAATGCTTAGCGCAAGTCTAATCAGCTCATTTGAAGAAACGCTCAATCAAGTAGTCGTTTTAGCCGCCTTTATTCCTATCATCATGGACTCCGCGGGTAACGTAGGAACCCAGTCGCTAGCAGTGGCCGTTCGAGGCTTGATTTTGAAAGAACAGGATGAGCGCATCGGACGTACCATTTGGAAAGAATTTATGGTGGGGATGTGTATCGGTCTTTTGGCAGGAATTGTTTTATCGCTTGTCATTCTCATCTTTTACAGAAATGCTGTCCTCGCGCTCATACTGGGGATAACCATTTTCATCACCCTGAGTCTTTCTACCATCAGCGGGACAGTTGTTCCTATCCTTATCAATACGTTAAAATTCGATCCAGCCATCGCATCCGGACCATTCATTACCACCATCAATGATATTTTAGGACTCTATATTTACTTTTCTATCGCTTCATTCCTGCTCCATCTTATTTAA
- a CDS encoding glycoside hydrolase family 1 protein, which translates to MTFPKGFLWGGATAANQLEGAYNEGGKGLSIFDMVQFVPKEERGNEIEMDVRSKKELEDLLAGKGGDNFPKRRGIDFYHRYEEDIALFAEMGFKTFRMSISWPRIFPNGDETEPNEEGLAFYDKVFDELLKYGIEPLVTLSHYEIPLTLVQKYNGWADRRVVEFFVHYAETVFDRYKGKVKYWLTFNEINVSTMSPYIGSGILIDEVEHKEQAVYQALHHQFVASARAVKACHEMIPDAMIGCMLARMEVYPETCSPDDVLEALKEDQMNLFFTDVQVRGYYPSFMLSYFEENDIKIDMLPGDEEILLQHTVDYLSFSYYMSMVASGAPDKKKEKGNFFSGVKNPYLESSDWGWQIDPKGLRITLKKMYDRYQVPLFIVENGLGAYDKVEADGSINDDYRIDYMRAHIEQMNEAIKEGVDLMGYTSWGCIDLISASTSEMSKRYGFIYVDQDDYGNGTLERSKKKSFDWYKQVITTNGEKL; encoded by the coding sequence ATGACATTTCCAAAAGGTTTTTTATGGGGTGGAGCTACGGCTGCAAACCAATTAGAAGGAGCTTACAACGAGGGTGGTAAAGGACTTTCCATTTTTGATATGGTTCAATTTGTACCAAAAGAAGAGCGTGGAAATGAAATTGAAATGGATGTCAGAAGCAAAAAAGAATTAGAAGATCTTTTAGCAGGAAAAGGTGGCGACAATTTCCCGAAACGCCGTGGTATCGACTTCTATCACCGTTATGAAGAAGATATTGCACTGTTTGCAGAAATGGGTTTTAAAACATTCCGTATGTCCATCTCTTGGCCTCGTATTTTTCCAAATGGTGACGAGACAGAGCCAAATGAAGAAGGGCTAGCTTTCTATGACAAAGTCTTCGATGAATTATTGAAATATGGCATTGAGCCACTTGTGACGTTATCACACTATGAAATTCCACTTACATTAGTTCAAAAATACAATGGCTGGGCAGATCGACGCGTAGTTGAATTCTTTGTTCATTATGCAGAAACGGTATTTGATCGTTACAAAGGAAAAGTAAAATACTGGTTAACGTTCAATGAAATAAATGTTTCAACGATGTCTCCATATATTGGTAGTGGTATTCTGATAGATGAGGTAGAACACAAGGAGCAAGCGGTTTATCAAGCTTTACATCATCAGTTTGTAGCCAGCGCCAGAGCGGTCAAGGCCTGTCATGAAATGATCCCTGATGCCATGATTGGTTGTATGCTGGCTCGCATGGAAGTCTATCCGGAAACTTGCAGTCCAGATGATGTATTAGAAGCACTGAAAGAGGATCAAATGAATCTGTTCTTCACTGACGTTCAGGTTCGTGGGTATTATCCAAGCTTCATGTTGAGTTATTTTGAAGAAAATGATATTAAGATTGACATGCTTCCTGGCGATGAAGAAATATTACTGCAACATACAGTGGATTACTTATCCTTTAGTTACTACATGTCAATGGTTGCCAGCGGAGCACCTGATAAGAAGAAGGAAAAAGGGAACTTCTTCAGTGGTGTGAAAAACCCTTATTTAGAGTCATCTGATTGGGGATGGCAAATCGATCCTAAAGGATTGCGTATTACCTTAAAGAAAATGTATGATCGCTACCAAGTACCGTTGTTTATCGTAGAAAATGGACTTGGAGCCTATGATAAAGTAGAGGCAGACGGCTCAATCAACGACGATTATCGTATCGATTACATGCGTGCACATATTGAGCAAATGAATGAAGCGATCAAAGAGGGTGTAGATCTTATGGGGTACACAAGCTGGGGTTGTATCGATTTAATCAGCGCAAGTACCTCTGAAATGTCCAAACGTTACGGCTTCATCTACGTTGACCAAGACGATTATGGCAATGGCACTTTAGAGAGAAGCAAGAAAAAATCATTTGATTGGTATAAGCAGGTAATTACTACAAATGGAGAAAAACTATAG
- a CDS encoding aldo/keto reductase — MNKRTLGSQGLVTSELGFGCMGLNHHRGPVKDRNEMMKVVRHAFDAGVTMFDTAEVYGPYTNEELVGEAIQTFRKEIQLATKGGFNIKGNSYYPESKKETLRNSLEGSLKRLGTDYIDLYYIHRVDPNIPIEEVAQTIQEFKKEGKILQWGLSEASAETIRRAHHVEPLAAVQSEYSIWWRELEKEVIPTLEDLKIGLVAYSPLGRGFLTGKLTRDAIASENDNRAELPRFTEEAFKANQVVLDLLQKIANEKEATIAQVSLAWLLAQKDWIVPIPGTTKLSRIDENTGATAIHFSKQELNDINRAVDQLEIVGDRYNQEQNSRTGK; from the coding sequence ATGAATAAACGTACTTTAGGCAGTCAAGGATTAGTGACATCGGAATTAGGTTTTGGTTGTATGGGTTTGAATCATCACAGAGGGCCAGTGAAAGATCGAAATGAAATGATGAAAGTTGTGCGGCATGCATTTGATGCCGGCGTGACGATGTTTGACACCGCAGAAGTATATGGTCCCTACACCAATGAAGAATTAGTCGGTGAAGCTATTCAAACATTTCGTAAAGAGATTCAATTAGCGACAAAAGGCGGCTTTAACATTAAGGGAAATTCCTACTACCCAGAGAGCAAGAAAGAAACGTTGAGAAATTCTCTAGAAGGCTCTTTAAAACGTTTGGGAACGGATTATATTGATTTGTACTATATTCATCGAGTGGATCCTAATATTCCGATTGAAGAAGTGGCCCAGACTATACAGGAATTTAAGAAGGAAGGGAAAATACTGCAGTGGGGATTATCTGAGGCGAGTGCAGAAACAATTCGTCGTGCACATCACGTCGAACCTTTAGCAGCTGTCCAAAGCGAATATTCTATTTGGTGGAGAGAATTGGAAAAAGAAGTGATCCCGACTTTGGAAGACTTGAAAATTGGTTTAGTTGCCTACAGTCCTTTGGGTAGAGGATTTCTTACCGGAAAATTGACAAGAGATGCTATAGCTAGCGAAAACGATAATCGTGCAGAACTTCCACGTTTTACTGAAGAAGCTTTCAAAGCTAATCAAGTAGTTCTGGACCTGTTGCAAAAGATTGCCAATGAAAAAGAAGCGACGATTGCGCAAGTATCGCTGGCTTGGTTATTGGCACAAAAAGATTGGATTGTACCCATCCCAGGAACAACAAAATTGAGTAGAATAGACGAAAATACGGGTGCAACGGCTATTCATTTCAGCAAGCAAGAGCTGAACGACATCAACCGTGCAGTGGATCAATTAGAAATTGTAGGAGATCGTTATAATCAAGAACAAAACAGCCGAACAGGTAAATAA
- a CDS encoding GlsB/YeaQ/YmgE family stress response membrane protein, with protein MDFLWSLIVGGILGALAGAFLGKDVPGGIIGNIIAGFVGSWLGVTLFGAWGPAIGGFYIAPALIGAIILIFVLSLILKTMKK; from the coding sequence ATGGACTTTCTTTGGTCATTAATTGTCGGTGGTATTTTAGGCGCACTCGCTGGAGCTTTTCTGGGTAAAGATGTTCCCGGTGGCATTATCGGAAATATCATTGCAGGTTTTGTTGGTTCCTGGTTAGGTGTAACATTGTTCGGAGCTTGGGGACCTGCAATCGGAGGATTTTATATCGCACCTGCACTAATAGGAGCCATCATCTTGATATTCGTTCTTTCCCTTATCCTTAAAACGATGAAAAAATAA
- a CDS encoding RidA family protein: MSGYNTVLARNTENAPKSSLSTQSVAFSHYNHLSAQLPLDPKTGKMVAGGVKEQAEQCLKNMKAIVESVAHVMDDVVAVTVFLKDSADMAAVDEVYTTFFQNGVPARTTLAVSALPMDALVQMEALVSNGEGTIPNAPQAGDLVKVTNNTSHAPVSPLSAQSVAFSHYNHLSAQLPLDPATGKMVAGGVKEQAGQCLKNIKAILESMDVPFDDIVKVNIFLNDLSDMEVVNEVYTTFFPDSAIARAVAYVPARTIIAASGLPLDALVQIEAVVSHGDGTPPQAVEDRHGLIIEARNTEDAPKDALSTQTVAFSHYNHLSAQLPLDPKTGKMVAGGVKEQAEQCLKNIKAIVESIDHAMDDVVKVTVLLKNYADMAAVDEVYTTFFPSGIPARTTFAVSALPLDALVQIDAVVSNAEGTPPIA; the protein is encoded by the coding sequence ATGAGTGGCTACAACACAGTATTAGCAAGAAATACAGAAAACGCACCAAAAAGTTCGCTATCTACACAATCGGTAGCTTTTTCCCATTACAATCATCTATCCGCTCAGTTACCGCTGGATCCAAAGACAGGCAAAATGGTAGCCGGTGGCGTGAAAGAGCAGGCGGAACAATGCCTGAAAAATATGAAAGCAATCGTCGAAAGTGTTGCCCATGTTATGGATGATGTGGTCGCAGTCACTGTATTCCTTAAAGACAGCGCTGATATGGCGGCTGTAGATGAAGTTTACACAACCTTTTTCCAAAACGGTGTTCCTGCACGGACAACGCTCGCAGTTTCAGCGCTGCCTATGGATGCTTTGGTGCAAATGGAGGCACTTGTGTCAAACGGGGAAGGTACCATTCCAAATGCGCCGCAAGCAGGCGATCTCGTAAAGGTTACAAATAATACGTCGCATGCGCCAGTAAGTCCGTTATCTGCGCAATCGGTAGCTTTTTCTCATTACAATCATCTATCCGCTCAGTTACCACTGGATCCAGCAACAGGCAAAATGGTAGCCGGTGGCGTGAAAGAACAGGCTGGACAGTGCTTGAAGAACATAAAGGCAATTTTAGAAAGTATGGATGTTCCTTTTGACGACATTGTTAAAGTAAATATCTTCCTTAACGATCTCTCGGATATGGAAGTTGTAAATGAAGTTTATACAACCTTTTTCCCGGACTCAGCTATCGCTAGAGCCGTAGCCTATGTCCCAGCCCGGACAATTATTGCGGCTTCAGGATTACCGCTGGATGCTTTGGTACAAATCGAAGCGGTGGTATCACACGGAGATGGTACACCTCCGCAAGCAGTAGAAGACAGACACGGGCTCATCATAGAAGCCAGAAATACGGAAGATGCGCCTAAAGACGCACTGTCTACACAAACGGTAGCTTTCTCTCATTACAATCATCTATCCGCTCAATTACCGCTGGATCCAAAAACTGGCAAAATGGTAGCCGGTGGCGTGAAAGAGCAGGCTGAACAATGCTTGAAAAACATCAAGGCGATTGTTGAGAGTATCGATCACGCAATGGACGATGTGGTCAAAGTAACTGTGCTTCTTAAAAATTATGCTGATATGGCTGCTGTAGATGAAGTTTATACAACCTTTTTCCCAAGCGGTATTCCTGCACGGACAACATTTGCAGTTTCAGCGCTGCCGCTGGATGCTTTAGTCCAGATCGATGCAGTTGTATCAAACGCCGAAGGAACACCTCCAATAGCTTAA
- a CDS encoding flavodoxin domain-containing protein translates to MKNIVLYKSRYGNTFQYVTWIAEALHWEIRDFSEFKKEEINEYQNIIFGTGVYMGKMNQIKKVLKWFEDKPIIIFACAGNNNVREDIEVIKRNNFTEEQLAFHNFFYLPGGVDFSKVQGLFKSMLNVFRKVLEMKKNKTEEQKAILEGFYHPTNYVDKKHIEPILAFVQKSDIP, encoded by the coding sequence ATGAAGAATATCGTTTTATACAAAAGCAGATATGGGAATACTTTTCAGTATGTGACTTGGATTGCTGAAGCACTCCATTGGGAAATCAGAGATTTTTCGGAGTTCAAAAAGGAGGAGATCAACGAATATCAGAACATCATTTTTGGAACGGGTGTATACATGGGCAAAATGAATCAAATCAAAAAAGTGCTGAAATGGTTTGAAGACAAGCCCATTATTATTTTTGCCTGTGCCGGTAACAACAATGTACGAGAAGATATTGAGGTGATCAAGCGGAATAATTTTACGGAAGAACAGTTGGCATTCCACAATTTTTTTTATCTGCCTGGAGGTGTTGATTTTTCAAAAGTGCAAGGACTATTTAAAAGCATGTTAAACGTGTTCAGAAAAGTCCTGGAGATGAAAAAAAACAAAACGGAAGAGCAGAAAGCTATTCTTGAAGGATTTTATCATCCGACTAATTATGTCGACAAAAAACACATTGAACCTATTCTTGCCTTTGTTCAAAAATCCGATATTCCATAA
- a CDS encoding TspO/MBR family protein has protein sequence MKLKTKSWINAIFLIVTLIVNGMGAFGIINGLSQKEVSDMYQTLITPAPSTFSIWSVIYTFLIISIVVMIFKNQDSYYERAVDEISFLFWLSCALNIVWIVSFSYNLIGLSTIFIFAFLIVMVLIVERVGKIQTSGRFLLPITFGLYSGWLFIATVVNIAAGLVKAEWGRFGISEEIWSSVILLVAVGLTLLVLLKTKNALFPIPIAWAYFGIYNFLSAPEGFQGKYTLLPNVALIGIVLLIGLSAIQFYKNKYMVMPSALDQNKLA, from the coding sequence ATGAAACTTAAAACAAAATCATGGATCAACGCAATTTTTTTGATTGTCACATTAATCGTAAATGGCATGGGTGCTTTTGGTATCATCAACGGTCTTTCACAAAAAGAAGTTTCTGATATGTATCAAACGCTCATCACACCCGCACCTTCAACTTTTAGTATTTGGAGCGTTATATACACTTTCTTAATCATTTCTATTGTTGTCATGATTTTCAAGAATCAAGATTCTTACTATGAGCGAGCAGTTGATGAGATCAGTTTTTTGTTCTGGCTATCCTGTGCTTTAAATATAGTGTGGATTGTTAGTTTTTCTTATAATTTAATCGGATTGTCAACAATTTTCATATTTGCATTCTTGATCGTCATGGTTTTAATCGTAGAGCGCGTTGGTAAAATTCAGACAAGTGGACGGTTCTTGCTGCCGATTACTTTTGGATTGTATTCAGGGTGGCTTTTTATAGCAACAGTGGTAAATATAGCAGCTGGGCTTGTAAAAGCAGAATGGGGGAGATTTGGAATCTCTGAAGAAATCTGGAGTTCGGTCATTCTTCTTGTTGCAGTTGGCTTGACGCTACTGGTTCTGCTAAAAACAAAAAATGCACTATTCCCAATTCCGATTGCTTGGGCATATTTTGGGATCTATAATTTTTTATCAGCGCCAGAAGGTTTCCAAGGGAAATATACTTTGTTGCCAAATGTGGCTTTAATAGGAATCGTTCTTTTGATCGGCTTATCAGCGATTCAATTCTACAAAAACAAGTATATGGTTATGCCGAGTGCTTTGGATCAAAACAAATTAGCTTAA
- a CDS encoding AraC family transcriptional regulator, translating into MNTISRTAAERGGVHPLYIHHISEKFAILIERASSLSVLKQLGEAMVYEYCAAVRDFSTRHYSLLVKKAVDYIHMHLEEDLSLSIIADELYVNASHLSRKFKAETNKSIVDYINQKRIEEAKRYLERGNVSITEVALMVGFNDLNYFSRVFKKTTSLSPSQYSKHYFTET; encoded by the coding sequence ATGAATACAATTTCTAGAACCGCAGCTGAAAGAGGCGGTGTTCATCCTCTTTACATTCATCATATTTCCGAAAAATTTGCGATTTTGATTGAAAGAGCCTCCAGTCTTTCCGTCTTAAAACAGTTGGGGGAAGCGATGGTTTATGAATACTGTGCAGCTGTAAGAGATTTTTCTACCCGTCATTATAGTCTTCTTGTTAAAAAGGCCGTGGATTACATCCATATGCATCTAGAAGAGGATTTATCATTATCTATCATTGCTGATGAACTTTACGTGAATGCCTCACATCTTTCACGTAAATTCAAAGCAGAAACGAACAAGAGCATCGTTGACTATATTAATCAAAAGAGAATAGAAGAGGCGAAACGCTACTTGGAACGGGGAAATGTATCGATTACAGAGGTTGCGCTCATGGTAGGATTCAATGATTTAAATTATTTTAGTAGGGTATTTAAAAAAACGACTTCGCTTTCTCCTTCGCAATATAGTAAGCACTACTTTACGGAGACTTAA
- a CDS encoding glycoside hydrolase family 2 TIM barrel-domain containing protein codes for MVELIRQNFNHPSILFWGIQNEIQISGERPELRKLVNELNELTKKEDPTRLTTMANVMFVEDEDDYNYVTDTIGYNKYFGWYNGEAGDFAGWLDGFHKKNPTVKLAISEYGAEGILQYHSSEPKIKDYSEEYHALYHETVWKIFEKRPFLWATYAWNMFDFGANIRDEGGVQGRNNKGLITYDRKIKKDAFYLYKAHWSDEKFVHITGKRFVDRTDDTIDIKVYSNCNEVNLSVNGGETTTLTSEDKIFVFENISLKEGVNEVKVFAKDGNTSLQDIAMFNKVDNPNESYFTPEEEGGFVANWFDMPELGDVEMEELVITDDVYSTRCTVGELFKNEETKAIVTTYLGNVEEHPMFDMMQGFTIDAMSQIASDQFSEKMLYTLNKKLSQIKKSEQ; via the coding sequence ATGGTTGAACTGATTAGACAAAACTTTAATCATCCGTCTATCCTGTTCTGGGGAATCCAGAATGAAATTCAAATTAGTGGGGAAAGACCTGAGCTAAGGAAACTCGTGAATGAATTGAATGAGTTAACGAAAAAGGAAGACCCTACCCGATTGACTACAATGGCAAACGTCATGTTCGTTGAAGATGAAGATGACTATAATTATGTGACGGATACGATTGGATACAATAAATATTTTGGTTGGTATAACGGTGAAGCAGGGGACTTTGCGGGCTGGTTAGATGGTTTCCATAAGAAAAATCCGACTGTAAAACTGGCGATTTCAGAATATGGTGCAGAAGGAATTTTACAATACCATAGCAGTGAACCAAAAATAAAAGACTATTCTGAGGAATACCATGCGCTTTACCATGAAACCGTGTGGAAGATTTTTGAAAAACGTCCTTTCCTTTGGGCAACGTATGCATGGAACATGTTTGACTTCGGTGCGAACATCAGAGATGAGGGCGGTGTACAGGGAAGAAACAACAAAGGGCTCATCACCTATGATAGAAAGATTAAGAAGGATGCTTTTTATCTGTATAAGGCACATTGGAGTGATGAAAAATTTGTGCATATTACAGGCAAACGTTTTGTCGATCGGACGGATGATACGATCGATATCAAAGTCTATTCTAACTGTAATGAAGTGAACCTATCTGTAAATGGAGGGGAAACGACTACCCTTACAAGTGAGGATAAAATCTTTGTCTTTGAAAACATTTCCCTGAAAGAGGGCGTAAATGAAGTCAAGGTATTCGCCAAGGATGGGAACACTAGCCTGCAAGATATAGCGATGTTCAATAAAGTGGACAACCCGAACGAAAGTTATTTTACCCCTGAAGAAGAAGGGGGATTCGTCGCCAACTGGTTCGATATGCCGGAATTAGGCGATGTGGAAATGGAAGAACTTGTTATAACGGATGATGTCTACTCTACCCGTTGCACAGTGGGGGAACTTTTTAAAAACGAAGAAACAAAAGCGATCGTAACGACATACTTAGGTAACGTGGAAGAACATCCGATGTTCGATATGATGCAAGGTTTTACAATCGATGCCATGTCTCAAATTGCATCCGATCAATTTAGCGAAAAAATGCTGTACACCCTCAACAAGAAACTATCCCAAATTAAAAAAAGTGAACAGTAA